A single Antechinus flavipes isolate AdamAnt ecotype Samford, QLD, Australia chromosome 5, AdamAnt_v2, whole genome shotgun sequence DNA region contains:
- the SUSD3 gene encoding sushi domain-containing protein 3, giving the protein MEGGLLENSSHLICLPGNLSVSLEAQCARLLPPPFGSYNVEKGSGCSLGSVVVFSCQVGYQLIGSRTTVCLLGNNGTQWSHPEPQCEEVIPTPPNHGYQGALIISLISGAIILAISISFVMCCLQERGLRSSSMATHTMYHQGRMSNTGRRADPTDKMLQRHVGANRKDQRQRESLATQLSSIYSGNLTIYDNWGFQRSQEALPWATVQTSGSEIPLFTPVVLQQGPRSPPPTYIYLLQEPRDLPLLLPIPHCHTHLPREPQPACSRGNSSSNSVGDRVQDEQT; this is encoded by the exons ATGGAAGGAGGACTTCTGGAAAACTCCAGCCACTTGATCTGCCTTCCAGGTAATCTCTCAG TGTCTCTAGAAGCTCAATGTGCCAgactcctccctcctccttttggcTCTTACAACGTGGAGAAAGGCTCGGGCTGTTCCCTAGGGTCTGTTGTGGTTTTCTCATGTCAAGTGGGATATCAACTAATAGGAAGCAGAACAACGGTTTGCCTCTTGGGGAACAATGGTACCCAGTGGAGTCATCCTGAACCCCAATGTGAGGAAG TTATCCCTACCCCACCTAATCATGGCTACCAAGGGGCACTGATCATCTCTCTCATCAGTGGTGCCATCATCCTTGCCATCTCCATCTCATTTGTCATGTGCTGTCTGCAAGAAAGGGGGCTAAGGAGCAGCTCTATGGCCACTCACACCAT GTATCATCAAGGGAGGATGTCTAATACAGGAAGAAGAGCTGATCCAACTGACAAGATGTTACAGAGGCATGTGGGGGCTAACAGGAAggaccagagacagagagagagcctTGCTACTCAACTAAGCTCCATTTATTCTGGCAACCTTACAATCTATGACAACTGGGGCTTTCAGAG GAGTCAAGAGGCTCTGCCGTGGGCCACTGTGCAGACTTCGGGTTCTGAAATCCCACTCTTTACCCCAGTGGTCTTGCAGCAGGGACCCCGGTCCCCTCCTCCCACTTACATATACCTACTCCAGGAGCCCAGGGACCTGCCTCTGCTGCTCCCAATTCCACACTGCCACACTCACCTTCCCAGAGAACCTCAGCCAGCATGCTCCCGAggaaacagcagcagcaacagcgtGGGGGACAGAGTTCAGGATGAACAGACCTAA